In Pirellulales bacterium, one genomic interval encodes:
- the nadA gene encoding quinolinate synthase NadA — MPSTLASNRPSSATFEFKPYRSLSNEELARRIGAVRAQMGSRLLILGHHYQQDEVIALSDLQGDSYQLSRMAADNRDCRNIAFCGVHFMAETADIVANRPEKLTERNGERVTVILPDIAAGCSMADMAAIDQVECCWEELGEVIDTDDITPVTYINSGAALKAFCGRHGGIVCTSSNAAAVLKWAFDRTSRVLFFPDQHLGRNTAKATGIPLSQISVWNPHASELGGNTVEAVKHSTVLLWQGHCSVHAMFRPEHVDAFRAKYPGIKVLVHPECAMEVVDLSDVNGSTSKIIKTVEAAEPGTKWAIGTELHLVNRLKHRHPEQDIHFLSPVVCMCATMYRIDLAHLCWSLENLAAGTPVNVIEVEPETAHHALVALERMLSVS; from the coding sequence ATGCCTTCGACTCTCGCTTCCAATCGTCCGAGTTCGGCGACTTTTGAATTCAAACCCTATCGCAGTTTGTCCAACGAGGAATTGGCACGGCGGATTGGCGCAGTCCGCGCTCAGATGGGCTCGCGACTGCTGATCTTGGGCCATCACTATCAGCAGGACGAAGTCATCGCTCTGTCGGACCTGCAAGGCGACAGTTACCAACTTAGCCGGATGGCAGCCGACAACCGGGATTGCCGCAATATCGCGTTTTGCGGCGTGCATTTTATGGCCGAAACGGCCGACATTGTTGCCAATCGCCCTGAAAAACTGACCGAACGCAACGGCGAACGGGTGACGGTTATTTTGCCTGACATCGCCGCCGGATGCTCGATGGCCGATATGGCGGCCATCGACCAGGTCGAATGTTGCTGGGAAGAGTTAGGCGAGGTGATCGATACGGATGACATCACACCGGTGACCTACATCAACTCTGGGGCGGCTTTGAAGGCTTTCTGTGGCCGGCATGGCGGCATTGTCTGCACGTCCAGCAACGCGGCCGCCGTGCTCAAATGGGCATTCGACCGCACCAGCCGCGTGCTGTTTTTTCCCGATCAGCACCTCGGCCGCAATACGGCGAAAGCGACGGGGATTCCGCTGTCGCAGATCTCAGTTTGGAACCCACATGCGAGCGAACTCGGCGGCAACACGGTGGAGGCCGTGAAACACTCCACGGTGCTGCTATGGCAAGGGCATTGCAGCGTGCATGCGATGTTTCGGCCGGAACACGTCGATGCGTTTCGGGCAAAATATCCGGGAATCAAAGTGCTCGTGCATCCTGAATGTGCGATGGAAGTCGTCGACCTGAGCGATGTGAATGGAAGCACGAGCAAGATCATCAAGACCGTCGAAGCGGCCGAGCCGGGCACAAAATGGGCCATCGGCACCGAGTTGCATTTGGTGAACCGATTGAAACATCGGCATCCTGAGCAGGACATTCACTTCCTTTCGCCGGTCGTGTGCATGTGCGCAACGATGTACCGCATCGACTTGGCGCACCTCTGCTGGAGCCTCGAAAACCTTGCCGCGGGAACTCCGGTGAACGTGATCGAAGTCGAACCAGAAACTGCGCATCATGCACTGGTGGCGCTAGAGCGGATGTTGAGCGTTTCGTGA
- a CDS encoding DUF1854 domain-containing protein: MNSNNCSIAEFRLEYDSFGRLVLMAADGARHVGVEPVRAFPMTDPQRGLSLVGPDGQELVWIDDPTRLSPQIRETLDHELAAREFAPQILRVLNVSLQVDPCEWEVETDRGTTSFVLRSEEDVRRLDARRALVIDAHGIRYLIPNIQSLDRQSRRILERYL, translated from the coding sequence ATGAATTCAAATAACTGCTCGATTGCCGAGTTTCGCCTCGAGTACGACTCGTTTGGCCGTCTCGTGCTCATGGCAGCCGACGGTGCGCGACACGTCGGCGTCGAGCCGGTTCGCGCGTTTCCGATGACCGACCCTCAACGCGGGCTTTCGCTCGTCGGCCCTGACGGCCAAGAGTTGGTCTGGATTGACGACCCGACGCGGCTATCTCCGCAAATTCGAGAAACTTTGGATCACGAACTTGCCGCCCGTGAATTTGCCCCGCAAATTCTCCGCGTGCTGAACGTCTCACTGCAAGTCGATCCGTGCGAGTGGGAAGTTGAAACCGATCGCGGCACAACCAGCTTTGTCCTCCGCAGCGAAGAAGACGTCCGGCGGTTAGACGCTCGGCGAGCGCTGGTCATCGACGCCCACGGCATTCGCTATCTGATTCCCAACATTCAGTCGCTCGACCGCCAAAGCCGGCGAATCTTGGAACGTTACCTGTAA